The genomic window TTTTTGGCACGGGGTTCTTTTCATTTCTTGGACGGAGGTTTTTACGATGGGTTCGACGGTTAAAAAGGGTGATGTTTATTCGCGGGTTACTGACAAGATTGTCGCGGATTTAGAGGCGGGGGTGCGGCCCTGGTTCAAGCCTTGGAATGCGGAGCATGCAGCGGGACGCGTTTCGCGGCCGCTGCGGCATAATGGGACGCCCTACAACGGGATCAACATTCTCATGCTGTGGGCCTCGGCGGAGGATTCGGGGTATCATTGTCCTTATTGGATGACGTTTCGGCAGGCCAAGGAGCTAGGCGGGTTTGTGCGTAAGGGGGAAAAAGGGTCGCCGGTCGTGTTTGCCAATACGCTCAAGAAGACGGAGACCGATGAGGATGGGCAGGAGGTGGAAGCGGAGATTCCTTACTTGAAGGAGTACACCGTTTTCAATGCTTGCCAGGTGGAGGGGTTGCCGGAGCATTTTTATGCCTTGGCGGAAAAGCCAGCGGAGACGCTGGAGCGGATTGAGCAAGCAGACAAATTCTTTGCGGCGACGGGGGCGGAGATTCGGAACGGCGGAACTCAGGCTTACTATGCGATTGGGGACGACTATATCCGCATGCCGCCGTTTGAGTGTTTTCGGGACGCTGAGTCACACGCGGCGACGCTGGCCCATGAACTTACCCACTGGACGCGGCATTCTTCGCGGTTGGATCGGGAACTTGGGCGGAAGAAATGGGGCGATGAAGGGTATGCGATGGAGGAACTCGTGGCCGAGCTGGGTTCGGCGTTTTTGTGTGCTGATTTGGCGATCACCCCGGAGGTGCGAGGGGATCATGCGGACTATATCGGTGGCTGGTTGAAGGTGCTCAAGGAAGATAAGCGGGCGATTTTTTCGGCGGCTTCTTATGCGAGTAAGGCGGTTGAGTATCTACATGCGTTGCAACCGACGCCGGAGGCGAATGGGCGATGAAAATCGGCTTGGCCGCCACAGGGCGGCCAGGCTTTTTATCGGGAACATGCCTTTACACCATACCCAGGACACGCCCTCCCGTGCGACTTCGACGCATCAACCAAATGGGATCAACGGCGATCAGAGACGTGACGCGGGTTCGATTCCGTCCGCCTCCACTCAGTTGGGTTGCACAACCCGTCTCGATTCAACCAAGGCCCGTCAGGCACCGTTGGCGGGCCTTGGTCGTTACTTCGCGGGATTAGCCGATATATGCATCGTCTGCCAGGAGGCGTTCGGGCAAAACCCCCGTCGCGGGTCCCAACTAATTCGCGGTCACCGCTGACGGTTTTCGGGTCACTGATTCTTCTTATGGTGTAGCTGTTGGCGGTTCTTCACTCGCCTCAGAAAGCGGGCCTTCTTCTTCCCAAACTCCTGCACTTGCTCTTCCAAATCGACGACCTGTTCTTCCAGCTCTCTAATTCGTTTCGCACTTTGCTCAGCGACCGTAAACGCATCCCTCGCTTTTCTTGCCATTGGTTGAATCTCGTATCCGAGACCTTCGGCTGTATCGAGCAATTGTACGTACTCGTCCTTCTCAACATCCTCTTCAGCGTCCAACTGCTCGGGTGCCTTCTCATCAGCCGCATTGGACAAGGTAAGACGCTCATGCAGACAAGCATCGAGGTCGCGCCGCAAACGAACCAACGACTTTCCTCGAAGTGAAATGCCATTAGCAAGCAGGCCCTGCAATTCACCCCACAATCCTTCAACGGCTCCAACCACGATGGGGTTCTCATACAGGTGTAGCAATTCCGTCTCGTTCACCGTGGCTCCCGAAACCTGTTCCACGATTCCGATCAATTGTAAGGGGTTTGAACACACCATGTTCTTAAGGCCTAGCTCCGCGGCGGCGCGAATATACCGGCGGGAATTTGTAACGATATAGCAATTCGCCCAAAGAATGCGCTGGGATGAGTCTTTGAGCTGGGCCGTATTTCGACCAATTGTGCTCAGCATAAGTCTCGCGTCAGTATGGGCTAGTTGCTCGTTTTCGTCTTCCGTGCGAGTGTCGAGCTGCGAACGGCGTTTCATAATCTCCAACAGCTTCTCGCTTGCCTTTTCGACATCCCCATCGTTCAACTCGACAGAAAACTCAGCGTCGATTGCTACGATTTCCACTTCTTCAGGAAGTACACTAACAGCTATCTCGCGCAAGAACCCAACCGGATCGTTGGCGTCGATGTAGTTTTCCAAGAACTGCGTAAACTGCCACGTCCTAGGGATCTTTCCATCTCGAATTGCATACCAGTAGGCCCGTACAAACAGGGCAATCGCACGTTGTAGTCGTTTTGGTTCAAGGATTGCACTGTTCTCCGATTCGTCAAGCCGTTGATGGTGGATGGCTGTTTTTGCTGGCATGGAGGGGAACGATGTCTGGGCCTGCTGCTCTGATTTACAAACAGTTTGTAAAAGTTACCGATCCGCGAGCTGATCGCGGCAAGAATCATGATCTGCTCGAAATGATTTTTCTGGCTCTCACGGCCACGATTTGCGGAGCCAACATTCGTCGCCAATCTGTTGATTACCATCAGCCAATTTACATAGAGCCTTGGCCGCTGGTCGTTGATTAAAGAACTCGTCATCATATATCCCACTCCAAAGACATTGGATGACTTCATTTGAATATGACCAGTCCGACATGGCGGTATAAACCTCGCCGCGCAACTTAAGGCGACAAGGGAACCATTGAGTTATCTTTTGTTTCACCCGCTCTTTGACGACAGTGGTCCTGCAGCCTTCAAGTGCAATTCGCAGTAGTCGCTCCCTTTGTGGCATCCAATCGCCACGTTCAATTCGCGTAAACGTTGACTCTGCGATCTGTTGTGCGTCGCCTGGTGAACATCCAAAGCTACCGAAAGCAATTTCTGCCAATACGGCTTCAATTTCCATCTGCTCGAACACAGTTGCGGTAGCATATTGCTCCTCAATAATTTCGACGAATGACTTGAGATCTTGCGATCTTCGTGTCAGATGGAAAAGGCTCATTATCGTTTCATGCCATTGTGGGTTTCCGCTTTGTTCCTTGATGACGGATATCTGTTCCGCCAGCGACAGCTCACAGAGATGCACGGCCGCAAGATACTCTTGAAAACTCCGATGGAAAAAAGCAATTTCATGATTCGATCGTCGTACTAGCAGCCCAATTGATCCTTCTCCAATGTCGAGAATTCTACGGCTTAGACGTCTCGAGTCAGGGTGAGAGAGCCCAAATCCATGATGTTCATCACGCATGAACTTCTCGAGAACACTGATTGCGTCTTGTATGTCGACTACACCGCCGGTATCGTGGCACTGTAAATGGTAGGCGACAAACGCGAGGGCGCGGCCAACATCATCGTCTGACAACTCAGGATCGACGTTATGCACCGTTGCAGCGACTCTCCGGCGATGCGGATGGGTCTCTATAAGATGGGTTACTATTGATTCATACGCCTTGAATCGTCCGTTCGGCAACGAAGAACGCTGCAGGCGATGGTAAATAAGTAGCAGTAAGAGCAGTGGAACTTTTGCGAGCTCTCGCAGGTCAAATGATCGTTCCAACTCGGCCATAAAGCTGTCAGTTTCGAAGGTGATTCGGTCGACGTTGTCGTCCGTGTTCCTACTGTGGTGATCAACTGTAGTGTTTTGTGACTGAGCGAACCATGTTGCTGCCAACTGCCTTTGTTGATCTGTTGAAAAGTCAGCAAGATCGGCGACTTGCCACTGGTCGGTTGGTATACCGAGCTTCCTGAAGCCGCCTGGGCGGCTTGACGCAACCACAGGAATGTTACGTTGTTCGACAAAAACTTGCAGTTTATTCAGGGCAATGCCAGCGGTCTCTTCGCTCTCCCACTCGTCTAGCCCGTCCACGATGAGCAATAACCTATCGTCGTTTATGGCTGCTTCTACAATAGGCCACAAGCGATCTTCATCGAAGCTGCTCAGCCATAGTCGCAATACATCGCTCAATGATGACTCATTCGGACGATTTGCAATGGTCTTCGTCCAAAGAGCAAAGGGCAACCAGACAGGCAAGTGACGGCCCCAATGACGGCAGGTGTGCTGCATTCGTGGGGTTGAATCTAGTAAGTCCATTGTTAGAAACCGCAGCAATGTACTCTTTCCTGAGCCTGGAACTCCCAGCAAGAGTGCCTTCTCACCGGTTGCCAACCAGCGGTCTATTGCAGTTCTTTCAGCGACTGTACGTATCACTGAACTCTCCTTACGCATCGGCCGACTTTGATCTCGCAAGTTATCGAAGTAGTGCGTTGAAACAGCATCTGTTTGAAGCAATTGGTCCGAGCCGGGAGAAGTGTCCATCGCATTTGCGACTACCGAACGTCGATCGATGACGTCGGGAAATACGAATCGCTGCTCTATCGCTAGTACTGCTCGGGCCGACAGTTCACTTTTCGGTAGGCCAGGATCGTGCGTGTTGAACACGCGACGATAGAACTCCCCGAGGCGGGAACGAAAAGTAGCTACTTGTTGGGTAGTAAGGCGGCGCGTAAGATGCTCGACGAAGTCTTTGCCGCAGAATAGCCGCACCCATTCCCTGCCAAAAAACTCATCGACTAAGTCGTGATTGCATGGTTTCTTCAGCTCCATCGACAGCTGATTGCTATCCCATGACACCAACGTGATGCCATCCCGCTTGAGTACTTCAACCTGCTCCTCAAAGGCGTCGCATCTCTGCTGGCTTTGCAAACTCTCTTTCG from Bremerella cremea includes these protein-coding regions:
- a CDS encoding ArdC family protein encodes the protein MGSTVKKGDVYSRVTDKIVADLEAGVRPWFKPWNAEHAAGRVSRPLRHNGTPYNGINILMLWASAEDSGYHCPYWMTFRQAKELGGFVRKGEKGSPVVFANTLKKTETDEDGQEVEAEIPYLKEYTVFNACQVEGLPEHFYALAEKPAETLERIEQADKFFAATGAEIRNGGTQAYYAIGDDYIRMPPFECFRDAESHAATLAHELTHWTRHSSRLDRELGRKKWGDEGYAMEELVAELGSAFLCADLAITPEVRGDHADYIGGWLKVLKEDKRAIFSAASYASKAVEYLHALQPTPEANGR
- a CDS encoding transposase family protein — translated: MSGPAALIYKQFVKVTDPRADRGKNHDLLEMIFLALTATICGANIRRQSVDYHQPIYIEPWPLVVD
- a CDS encoding NACHT domain-containing protein; protein product: MADLKSIPTWMDMPATVAVSPPVDSLKQSLPFGELSWDNFERLCLRLARREADVESCQLYGVRGDKQEGIDIFARTGTSVKYRVYQCKREEKFGAAKIKKAVAKFSEGTWKDKSDTFVLCTKESLQSQQRCDAFEEQVEVLKRDGITLVSWDSNQLSMELKKPCNHDLVDEFFGREWVRLFCGKDFVEHLTRRLTTQQVATFRSRLGEFYRRVFNTHDPGLPKSELSARAVLAIEQRFVFPDVIDRRSVVANAMDTSPGSDQLLQTDAVSTHYFDNLRDQSRPMRKESSVIRTVAERTAIDRWLATGEKALLLGVPGSGKSTLLRFLTMDLLDSTPRMQHTCRHWGRHLPVWLPFALWTKTIANRPNESSLSDVLRLWLSSFDEDRLWPIVEAAINDDRLLLIVDGLDEWESEETAGIALNKLQVFVEQRNIPVVASSRPGGFRKLGIPTDQWQVADLADFSTDQQRQLAATWFAQSQNTTVDHHSRNTDDNVDRITFETDSFMAELERSFDLRELAKVPLLLLLLIYHRLQRSSLPNGRFKAYESIVTHLIETHPHRRRVAATVHNVDPELSDDDVGRALAFVAYHLQCHDTGGVVDIQDAISVLEKFMRDEHHGFGLSHPDSRRLSRRILDIGEGSIGLLVRRSNHEIAFFHRSFQEYLAAVHLCELSLAEQISVIKEQSGNPQWHETIMSLFHLTRRSQDLKSFVEIIEEQYATATVFEQMEIEAVLAEIAFGSFGCSPGDAQQIAESTFTRIERGDWMPQRERLLRIALEGCRTTVVKERVKQKITQWFPCRLKLRGEVYTAMSDWSYSNEVIQCLWSGIYDDEFFNQRPAAKALCKLADGNQQIGDECWLRKSWP